The proteins below come from a single Triticum aestivum cultivar Chinese Spring chromosome 5D, IWGSC CS RefSeq v2.1, whole genome shotgun sequence genomic window:
- the LOC100037632 gene encoding dehydration-responsive element-binding protein 1B, giving the protein MDVADIASPSGQQGHRGHRTVSSEPPKRPAGRTKFHETRHPLYRGVRRRGRVGQWVCEVRVPGIKGSRLWLGTFNTAEMAARAHDAAVLALIGRAACLNFADSAWRMLPVLAAGSFGFGSASEIKAAVAVAVVAFQRKQIIPVAVAVVALQQQQVPVAVAVVALQQKQVPVAVAVVALQQLQVPVAVAVVALQQQQIILPVACLAPEFYMSSGDLLELDEEQWFGGMDAGSYYASLAQGMLVAPPDERARPEHGEQSGVQTPLWSCLLD; this is encoded by the coding sequence ATGGACGTCGCCGACATCGCCTCCCCGTCTGGCCAGCAGGGGCATCGGGGACACCGGACGGTGTCGTCGGAGCCGCCGAAGCGCCCCGCGGGGCGGACCAAGTTCCACGAGACGCGCCACCCGCTGTACCGCGGCGTGCGGCGCCGTGGCCGCGTCGGGCAGTGGGTGTGCGAGGTGCGCGTGCCTGGGATCAAGGGCTCCAGGCTCTGGCTCGGCACCTTCAACACGGCCGAGATGGCGGCGCGCGCGCACGACGCCGCTGTGCTCGCGCTCATCGGCCGCGCCGCCTGCCTCAACTTCGCCGACTCCGCATGGCGCATGCTGCCCGTGCTCGCGGCCGGGTCGTTCGGTTTCGGCAGCGCGAGCGAGATCAAGGCCGCCGTCGCCGTGGCCGTCGTCGCGTTCCAGCGGAAGCAGATTATTccggtcgccgtcgccgtcgtggcgctccagcagcagcaggttccggtcgccgtcgccgtcgtggcGCTCCAGCAGAAGCAGGTTCCGGTCGCCGTGGCCGTCGTGGCGCTCCAGCAGCTGCAGGTTCCGGTCGCCGTGGCCGTCGTGGCGCTCCAGCAGCAGCAGATTATTCTTCCAGTCGCGTGCCTGGCGCCGGAGTTTTACATGTCTTCCGGCGACCTGTTGGAGCTTGACGAGGAGCAGTGGTTTGGCGGCATGGACGCTGGGTCGTACTACGCGAGCTTGGCGCAGGGGATGCTCGTGGCGCCGCCGGACGAAAGAGCGAGGCCGGAGCACGGCGAGCAGAGCGGCGTCCAGACGCCGCTATGGAGCTGCTTGCTCGACTAA